The segment ATGTAACACAGCACACACTCAATGTTTAGAAAACAAAGTTTTCCTGCTACATTGAAATCAATTTTATTTACTGCATCACTACGTGATTTTCCTTAATATTTGACTTTAagatttgtttttcctcccagcaAATAACAGGGACATCAAATTATCTTTGTTATTAATAGTTACTCTTCAGACTGAAACTCTTCCCTATAAACCTGGAAATGATTCTCAAAATTGAAATTAATTAAAGTTAAGCCACTTTAATCCATGTTAATGACAAGAAGATCAAGCAGCTTCCCGGAAGGGAAATTAGCATATTAAAGCATTTAGGTGCTTGTTTTAAACACTTCCTGTAATTTCAGTAAAATAAGGAAGTACCATTCTTTTCAGATTGAAATTCCTCTTGACAGTTGGGGTGTTTGAATCTAATTAAAAAACTCATTTTTATGTCATGAATCTGGAAAAGAAAGGAGAATGAGAAAGAATTTTCACAGAGACATCTAAAATGGATATAGcctacattttttcttttcacttgCTTTTTCACAGTCTCAGTCTCCATACATTTTTCAGAAGGTGGATCACAAGTAAAATATTCTTTACAAATACTTAAAAATCTTTAAGAATGCAACTGACATCACAAATATAACATCTTCCAAAAATCTGGAAAAAGTTTCACAAGCTGTCTTATGGAAGGTGTAGCTCTTTCACACGGATGAATTAAAATTGATTTCAGGCTTGCTGCCTAATATAGAAATATAAAAAGTGAAATAATATTTATGTCTAGAACTTCTACTAAAATGCCTCAATGTATTTAAAGTGCTGTAAAATTTCACCcttgtttaaaaagaaacagaaattacTTTTGGCCACATCATCAGTAAACAATTATtgctggcccagcccagccctggcacagcagcagctctgcccttctcctgcccagcccagcccctcactgCAGCCAGCCAGCCCAAGGCAGCAGCTGGGGGAGGAATGCTCACACCTGGTAACTGGAAGGGCCAGATGTGCCAGCCAGGGTGAAAAACAACACAACCATTTACATGgggaggatgtggagctgctggagccagtccagaggaggccacagagatgctctgggccaggctggcagagctgggggtgctcacctggagaagagaaggctccagggagaccttagagccctCTCCAGGGCCTACAGATGCTCcaaaagagctggagaaggatgttggacaagggcctggaagGAGGGActagggggaatggcttcccactgccagagggcagggttagattggATACTAGGAGGAAATTCTTCTCTGAGAGGCTGGTGAGGACTTAGCACAGACCAGAGAAGATGTGGCTGCTCCATTCCTGAAGTGTCCAGACCAGACTGGGCAGggcctggagcaagctggtctaatggaaagtgtccctgcccatgcaggggttggaactggatgatctttaaagccccttctaacccaagccattctgtgattctgtgtcccACAATTCCCCTGTGCCTTACTTTGGCGCTTCCTTATTTTTATTTACCTTTATTACCTAGTATACCCCAGCTGGTTTTGCCTCATGACATTACTTGGCTGACAGTAATGCCTTGTACCTTCAATAAAATACATAATGGTGCTTAAAGTTCTACCTCCACCTTAGAAAAGAGAAGAGTGTTACCTGCAGCTCCTTTCAGTTCCCCACCCTGAACTGAGCAGATGCTTGTGCTAGGGACTCTTCTTGTCCAGCTGAAGCCTGGACAAGCCTGGTGTTCTCAAGCTGGCTTAATGTTCTTAACAGGTAAAAATTTCAATCCCAAATGCAGCTGTTTCAAGCCCAACATATTGCAGGGCTAAGGATTTGATAAAATGCAAGGAGACAACTAATTAGGCAGGACACAGCAACAGCAGTTTCTTGGGTGGGTcttctccttcctccctcccaccaCCACTAATTCAGCTGAAATCTATTTACAGTCTTAATGAGCTGTGACTACAAAATCTGAAAGCTCAAACTCTTGCTGCTTAATGAACAAAATTTAAATGGACTGTTACCTTTGATTTCTGCTTCTGTTGCAGCGTTGTGAATCTTGAATTCCAGTGCTTTAAGCACAACCAGACTTAAGGCTCTGAGGACAGTTTGGTCAGAAGCACCTTGAGAATCATGTCCAGGAGCAGTTTCACTGCTTCCAAAGTAGCTGGACTTCCCACTGAGTGGGATCTGATTAAGCCAAGTCAAATTCACAACCTGCAGAACAACATTACTCAGTGCAAGCATATCCTCACACAAAGATGGGGTTTGTAAGAACTGTGATCCACCTTTAGCATCTTCTCTAGACTTGCAAAGGACACATTTTTTAAGGAGCAAAATGAATTTCTTCTTGATTACATAAGGAATCGATGAGCTAATAACAGTGAGGACATAAGAGACTTtcaaaaataaaattctctggCACCTGAATGGTAATTCCAGTTCAGTTCTGGAAACCAAAAGTGCTTCAAGCAGATCTATAAAACTGATCAGATTGTTTGCAGCTTCAGAATAAGGTGAAGTGTAGTGGTGACTGTCAAAATGATGGAGCAGGATGGCATTATAAAATCCTTCAAGCACTGCATCAAGAGGAGCCAACAGCTTCTTCAGAGCACCTATGGCAACAAGAGGCATATTATTGACCTGAGGTGTAAGAGATAAGTCAGTAAATAAGAAATTAACCGGTGTTGTGACTACTTTTAGAATATAAACATGTTCAAACCACTGCATTTGAACAGCACTCTGTCACCCCCTGTATAAGGGAGGGCAGAGGTGTCCTGGAGCCGAAGCATTCCCGAGGAACGCCGGGTGAGCGGCTCCCCCTGGCGGCACCGCCGGTACCTGCTCGGGCTGCGGGCGCGTCCTTCCGCGTCTCCTTGAGAATCGCCGCCAGGGTCCACAGGCAAGCGGGCACCCCCGCGCTCCCGGGGAGCCCCAGCAGCGCGGCCAGGCTGAAGCGCAGCCACGGCACGTTCACAGCGTCCTAAGGAAAACAATTCCAAACACAATCACGGATGCTCTCAGTTGTTATGCAAATGACATGAAATCATAACACAGTGATTTCAAATTGTATGTTAAAAAGGTTGAAATGTCGGCACAGACAAAACAGGTAGAAACAATGTCTGTCCTGGGCCACTAATTAGGTCTTTAATTACAAACATGAAGCAACAAATGCATGCAATAGAAATTATCTGTATgttccaaaaagggaaaaccaaaCCTCCTCATGTCGTGTGACCTACCCAAAATCAGATAATTCTGTAGACAGACCAGATCTGAACTCCTAATTCCCAGACAACTTGGCGAGAAATATTACAAACATAATTATGAAATAAATCTGTGCTCAGGATGCTACTATGGAGACTGCAATACATATTCAATAAATAtacagcaaattaaaaaaaaccctcaagtaATTGGGTTATTCAAACAAGAGCATACACCAAGGCATTTTATTAACTTCCAAGAGGTTATTATTTAGTTTTATCTACTGCATCACCCAGCAGATACCAAGGAACTGTAAAAATACTGATAGTCTAGATCATGGCTTTTTTAATATCTGTGTTGCAACTTTAAAGAGATTCTTATCATCTACATCCATTTTACCTTAAATGAGTTTCATAAAATTCCAgatttttatagatttttttatatataaagaCACTCTATGCCTCTGTTACACACCAGATATCTCCTGGCCTTCTATACTCCAGGCTTCTTCCAACACCGTTGACAAAGTTTCTCAGAAAATACAAACACTAGAAAAACCTGGCTGTAGAGTGAAATGGAACAACCTGCAGGCACAGGTTCACCAAGCCATTTTTTGAGCTGTGAAGTGATGCCACACTCACCTCTTCCTTCAGCTGGAAATACACAAGAGATGCCAAACTTTGTGAGGCCATGTGAGATAACAGCCGATCATCAGAACCCAGCAGGTGAATCTGGAGacaggtaaaaaagaaaaaatatctaaggcatatccctttttatttttcctcctttcctaaATAAATCTTTCAGCAGTTACCAATTTTGAGTCAATTTTTGCCTCCTTCAGAAGAAGAACAAAGATTTCACAGTACTTCTGTCTCGTGTGGAGCTCAATCTCCTGGGACTCTGCTTTGGCCACCATCATTTTGATCAGGGTGAGCTGGAGCAGCATCACCTCCCGTGGGCAGAACGAGGAGCTCATGTTTGCAAAGCTCCTGGATAAATCATCTGTTGCAGGGACAACATCTGACATATCAGAGTCctgatggctcccagtgccaccagcagaaGATGGCAGATGCTGCTGATGACAGGATCCATCTCCTTCTGGTGGCTGCTCCACACACAGATTAATTAAAGAGGAATAATGATGGCTTTCCCTTGCTAGGGGAATGCCTGCCAGGACATCCTTATACATCTGCTGCAGGAGAGAGATCTTCATGATGAGATCATGCAATATTCCACAAAATCCTGTGTGGCTTCACTGATTGCTCACTGCAAATCAGCTTCCAGGTCACTTTAATccagtcacagaaacaggagcacACTGGGCATTTCTCTTCTAAGTCACCTATAAATAAAACATTCTGCTGTTACTTTGCAAGTAACTGCAAAATAAAAAGGAACAACATATTTTCAGAGTTAATGCTACCATTATGAAACTTGttttgaaaatgcaaattcagCTGCACAAAACTGTCTCAGTGAGACATTAAAATGAAGACTTCCCATGCTGGGAAGAAGTTCACAGCTCCAGTATTATATTACCAACACCAAAGTTCATTTGCTGGAATTAACAAACCCAAAGATGATTGTTATTAGGGGCTACTTTCAAAGATATGAGCACTTGGACTACATTGCTAAAACTACTAGAACCTAAACTCTTTTGTGACAGATGTCTCTAAAAACAGGCATCAAATTTCAGCTGCAAATTTTCCTCTGAACTGGCAATATTCATTGCTCCACTGAGGCTGGAACTGGAAACAGCTCTCAAAAAAATGGAAGCCAAAGGGAGGACAGGTCTTGACTTCTGCTGCACACAGGCTCAAGGTGGGCTGACCTCCAGGGCACAGCGACTAAGAAGCTGAAAAttaaagaataatttaaaaacaGAGTGCAAAATTTATTAAGAACCAATAAAAACATTTAAACATATTCaggaaaggtaaaaaaaaaagtctttattcTTCCTGTCAGTGGTAGACATCCTTCAATTACAGCACTGGAAGATTTGCTACAGCTTAAAATTAAGcactactaagaattcaaatctCTGAAATGTGAGCACCTGAGCCCCCACAATTTTCTGTCCAGTATGTAAATGGCCAAACAGATACCCCatcttctcaggaaaaaaaacccaaacaacaaatcCTTAAAAATATCAGGGTTTCTTTTTCACCTACATTAAGAGTGATGCTCATCTGTAATATTTATCTTCTTAGAGCAGTTTTAACATGCTCTCTAACCAGATCTCTTTTAATTAAAACCAACAAACTCATCTATGGTGAAGTTAGGAGTGGAACTAAAGTTGATTATAGGAATTTTCATACTTTTCACACTTTTTTGGTCCCCATCTCTAAGTCTGGCATAATCAACCAGGCAGAATCCTGCAGCCATCCACCTGTAGTTGGCTTTTATTAAATACTGCAATTCCTCTTTCTTACCAAAAGAAGAAAACAGTTTAGTCTTCCAATCAGTAAGAAATTCtaagttttacctgcatttgcCATCAGaccaaatattttaaattaccAGTTCTTTTTAGCAGAGTATTAGAAAAGAATGAAATTGTAAAAGTCAGTATATGAGGCATTTCTGTTCTAGCTTATAATCTTGACAAGTTTTTAAAGCAATATCAAACATTGAAAATTACACCTTCATTTTTACAACCTGATTTTTTCTTTGCAACTGAAGCATGGATTGACAAAATGGCTTCCCAAAGGCACCAAGGATTAGAGGTAGCCCAAGATGTGCTATCCTGACTCATCACTTCTCCCACCATCAGGAAGCATTTCCTTCAGAAAAGAAACTAAAATGTGAGAGCATGAAGTTGCCTGCAGGACTAATCTACAATTCCCTCTGGTGTGATATTTTTAAAGACACATTCAGCAAGGGCTGACCTGGAAACTCCAAAATGTTACAGCATGTTCCTCACCTGATAAAAGCAAGAACCCTTCCCCCATCCTCTCCCATACTCCACATTTTGCTGGATGTTAAGAATAAATCTGGTATTTCAGGCAATAAATTCCCCCTTCATTTGCAGAATCTTTTCAGAATTCTACTTGAGGTGGAAATTTATGACCTGAAACATCATAAAATTTCCTCAGAAATCACTCTGAATATTTTATATAGCTATTGTTCCCATCCTTGAGCTTTATTTCTTCCTAAATGAATACCTAATAAAGTAAAATCATCTCAGCACATTTACTCCTGTTTTGGAGATCAGCTGGAATTATCACCTCGTGTGGTAGATGAAGAGATCTCATGCACAAATCCACACGATCCAGCAGGGTGGTTAAGGCAGAAGGGAGTCAGAACTTTTCTAGGACACCCACTGTGGGATTCCACCTGCACCACATGGtgctggctgtgccctcctgcaTCCTCCCAGAGCACATTTGTGTCCCACCATTAATCTGCAAACTTTACAAAAGCATCTCCAAGATATGTCTCACTCACACATGACAACAGCGCACAAACGTAAGCCATTGAAGGAAATGAAAAGTGAGGGGGCTTATTTTGAAGGCATTTACTTCAAAGAGGGAGAAAATATCAGACAAGGACTAAATTTGTTTCAGACACAGCACGAGAGTGAAAAGCTCAAAGCTGAAGAGCAAAGAAAAGCAGTGACAAACTCCAACCCTGATTTGTATTATTTATCTGAGTTACTCACGACAGCATCTAAAAACCAATTAAGGCAATGCCTCACAGAGCCAGACTCCTGCATAAACAGGAACAGTTCTAAAAACCTTATATATAGACTAATCACATAAAAGACAGAAAGGAAAACTACCCAGAAcataagaaacaaacaaaaaaagggggTTTGTATGTTACTTTCATCATTAATAATGCtttaaaatcaaaaccaaagTCAAGTGGAGCTGCAAACAGAATGAGGGAAGAAACTTATGCCTCTTCACTTATATCCCTGAGTTCCTGTGTGTCGATATAAGCCATTTGTGTtagttaaaataaacaaaaaaaaaaaaaaaaaaaagaaaacgtgCTATCAACAATGTTAGTTCAGTCAAattaggaaggaattgttccctgtgagggtgggcaggcctgggcacaggtgcccagagcagctgtggctgcccctggatccgggcagtgcccaaggccaggctggacagggcttggagcaacctgggatactCGAACACGTCCCTGCCAGGGccggggtggaatgggatgaccTTAAAGGCCCTTTTTTCTAGAAAAAACTATCCAAAACCCCATCCTAGTTTCATTATAAAATTGAATCTGGTAAAGCTAAATGAAACCTCAGCCCATGACTTTTGGGTATGAATCTGAAGCCGCTGGATCGGTTTATAATCATAGCGTTTAAGGAATAAAATACACTTTGGACTCCTTGTACCCGCAATGATTTCGTAGGCTCATCTCGCAATAAATAAGCTTCTGCTCAGTGCTGAAATACTGTGAACGCCTCTAAATTCGTGTCATTTCCTTCCAGACTTTGCAAACAACCTGAGCAGCGCAATCCCTgttcactgtgacacctcagcacGCCGGACGCTTTGGTTGCAGTTCTGCCAGGCGCCCTCAGACCGCGCCGGCAGGAGCGGACCCGGACCCGGACCCCCCTCACCGGCCCCGGCAGCGCTGGGAGCTCATCGGAACCGCGACACTCGGGGTGACAGAGCGAGCACGGAGCGGCCGCTCCTTCCGAGCCCTCACAGCCCCGGCCTGCCGGGCTGAGGGCGGCCGAGGCCTCCCGCCCAGCCACCAGCTCGGCATCCGCACAGCGCAGAGACCCCCGGCCCCGCAACCACCCGGCGACCTTTCCTTCACCCGCCCGcttctccctcagcccctcccgggCCCCCCCTCAGCGCCTGAGCCCGTTccgtccctcagcccctcccgccACCGCATCGCTCCCCAAGGCCCCGCCCCCGCACAATCAAACCACGCCCATAACGCATCACCCCGCCCCTCCCGATGCGGACCCGCCTCTTTCGCTCCAGGCCGCGCCTCTCGCCCCTCCGGTCCGCACACCCGCGGCCCCGCTTAGTCACCCCGAGCCGCGGAGCGCCCGGGCCCGGGCCCGTCCCCGCCCCGCTGCCCGGCGCCCGCTGCCAGGCAACTCTCGCCACTCACCCGCCCCCGGCGGACCGCGAGGCCCAAACTCCGCTCCGTCACAGCGCCGGAACCGCCGCCGCCGGCCCCTGTCGCAAAGCCACCCCCCCCACTCCTCCGCGGCTTTACGGcagcggggcggggccgcggggcggggccgcgtcAGCCCGGCGGCCAatggggcgcggcggcggcgcgcgggcgggggcgggcccgccGTCAGCCCGGCGGCCaatggcggcgcggcggcggcgcgcgggcgggggcggggccggcgcggcgggcgcggaTTGGCCGCGGCGCGGGTCAGTCCCCGCCCGCCGACCCCGCCGCGAGCCGAGGGGGGCGGCCCGGAGCGAAGTGTCCCCGCTCGGCTCGGCCCCCCCgaccccccgcccgccgccgccgccagcgcGGGGGGCGGCCGCGCCCggggcccccggcccgccccgctctGGCACGCGGGTCACGCAGGTAACCCCGGCTGCCCCGGGGTCCCTCGCGGCGCGGGGAGGGGGGGGCGCGACCCCGTGGCCTCCCCTCGCCCACACCGGGCAGCCCCTCCGGCGGGTGCGGGGCCGTGAGGGGAGCCCCCGCCGCTCCCTCCGGGAAGGGCTGCGCAGCCCCCCGCCGCCCCTGCCCGCTCCCCCGACCGGCTCCGGGCCGCCCCCGGGGCTGCCCAAGGAGGGGGGTCCACGTCCCCAGCCCCCGGCGGCGCCCCCGGTGCCTCGGCGGCCGCCGGGCCTTGGGGCTGTGCGCCGGGGCTTGGCcggctttttgtgtgtgtgtgtgtgtgtgtgtgtgtgtgcgcgccgCTGACGGCTCCTGGAGCGTGAACTCCTGCGAGGGAGAGGTTTGGTTTCCCAGCAGCTCAGCTTTCTGGGTTACTTCCTGTCCCATTCTTTAGCACTTATCTTTACTTCCAttccctggaggagctgccttgaCAGGGCAGCGGTCCTGCCGTTATTATCCCTTCAACTCCTCAGTATCCTGGGAGAGTGTCCTCCTTTTCCAGGAGAGATCCCGATTTTGATGAATaacccctttccttccaaatttgtGAAGGCTCTTCCTATTTTGCTCAGCTATTGCTTTTGTATTAACCAATTGTGTTCTTCATCGCTCTCTTTTATGTCATTGTGTGGCTCAGttctacttttattttatttttttttttaggtttaagCTGCCTTAAAGGAGAATTAAAAATAGTGACTCCAAAGAACAAAATAACACAGAAGAGAGAAAACAGCACTCAAAAAGCCCCCAGAAAGGTGATGATTCATTTAGACTCTCAGAGTCATCCTCGACACATGGTTTGGCTGGGATTGGGGCCTCTTGTGTTTTTATGGATTTGAATAGGTAGCATTagatttctttgttcttttaaaaCCTACTTTCTGTTGACCTTTTTTTAAAGTTTGTAAGCTCTGAATCCCATTTGAAGTACAGTTCCTCTTGTAACGctttataattttccaaaattaTTCTGCAAATGTTGTTTTGATTATGAATTGCTACTTAATGGGGGTTTTGTGTCTTCATCTCAGGGGTGTCACTTAAAAATACTTTGCTCTAAGTTGTTAAAAGGATCTTTTCTTTAAGTCTTTCCATAAATTTATGGGTTCAGCACTGCTTCTGTTTTTGTTTCAATTCTAAAATCTTTATTGGGCTAGGTCCTGGTAACTGCAGTACATTGCTTTAGTCATGCCTCACTCCTGTGTGGGTCACTTTATTGTGCGTGTGTTGTAACGGAGCTGcaaaaattgaaattaatttaattgGATGATGTCTGCTTACAAGTACTTACTTTTTGGTCTGAGATCACAGAAGAAGATGATGCTGTTGGGTGcttaaggggaaaaaatgaaaggaGTCCTGAAAACCAGTGCTGCTGGTAGGAGGGAGGTTCTGTTTCAGGGGGAGAGCTGTTCGTAGGGAGAATTGCGTGTTCTACGTGGTGAGATGAAGAAATGGATCCTAGGAGAGAGAGTGGGGGGTGAATGATGTCAGTCAGACTTTTTCTGCATCCTGCTGTCAGTGTGCTCCAAAGGATGGAGACTCTGTGCCTTCTCCTAAGGCAGGGTCTGTCTTGAAGCCATTTTAATCTGTTTCAAATGTAGGTGAGCTTGGTTTTTTGGCTAGAATGCCCTCCCTGGAGGTCCCTGTGGTCTGTGTCGTGTTTTCAGAGATGTCACTGGCTGTACCAAAACGTTGTTCATTGTTGGCAATCAGTTGTTTTTGAGCATTAGCCTGCAGGAGAAGCAGCAGTGTTTGTTGCCAACAGCCTTGGTCAAGGCTGGATCATTTTTC is part of the Melospiza melodia melodia isolate bMelMel2 chromosome 15, bMelMel2.pri, whole genome shotgun sequence genome and harbors:
- the LOC134425355 gene encoding protein Lines homolog 1-like; the encoded protein is MKISLLQQMYKDVLAGIPLARESHHYSSLINLCVEQPPEGDGSCHQQHLPSSAGGTGSHQDSDMSDVVPATDDLSRSFANMSSSFCPREVMLLQLTLIKMMVAKAESQEIELHTRQKYCEIFVLLLKEAKIDSKLIHLLGSDDRLLSHMASQSLASLVYFQLKEEDAVNVPWLRFSLAALLGLPGSAGVPACLWTLAAILKETRKDAPAARAGALKKLLAPLDAVLEGFYNAILLHHFDSHHYTSPYSEAANNLISFIDLLEALLVSRTELELPFRCQRILFLKVSYVLTVISSSIPYVIKKKFILLLKKCVLCKSREDAKGGSQFLQTPSLCEDMLALSNVVLQVVNLTWLNQIPLSGKSSYFGSSETAPGHDSQGASDQTVLRALSLVVLKALEFKIHNAATEAEIKDS